From one Dermacentor silvarum isolate Dsil-2018 chromosome 3, BIME_Dsil_1.4, whole genome shotgun sequence genomic stretch:
- the LOC119443900 gene encoding monocarboxylate transporter 9-like isoform X1: MRTSMKACVGEVCANVPRPKAAQDGCWHVAAVACLLTCLASALTRSSGFLYVGIMEQYGADHAEASWPIALASVLNNMAGLVAGPICQKIGAVPVLHAGCVIMWVSLIASSFSPNIMSLSFTMGALFGIGSGTTFITLHVLVNQHFKKYKGLALGIMYTGCTASAFIFPRLLLFLANTYGFRGSMLIFGGITMHATALALLLKNPDWTRHNSEHEQPTDAEKKAGVFTLGSKDSNHSQTPSEEATTDKTGPNPASLIYGITVLRSPMLYVILFTYIVLYFNFGVFMTTVVDFAVDRGSSVASAVNLVPLFSITDTVGRLGLPVLADRGYIRRSTLTMLNYSLMAVCMFALPFSSSYAALLAVCMFVALFQGCGIPLYPALMAEYIGLERLPIGYGIVGTVAGPLFLLNPLFIGYFRDKAGCYDNMYKVQALTLILLGVTWMIVVCAERKRKRTWSRSCNEGENAHIITGPSSCHWSGKYHSFSCSKT; the protein is encoded by the exons ATGCGCACCAGCATGAAAGCTTGCGTGGGCGAGGTTTGCGCGAATGTTCCGCGCCCAAAGGCCGCGCAGGACGGGTGCTGGCACGTGGCAGCGGTGGCCTGCCTTCTGACCTGCCTCGCCTCAGCCCTGACTCGGTCCTCGGGTTTCCTGTACGTCGGCATCATGGAGCAATATGGCGCTGACCACGCAGAGGCATCATGGCCTATCGCTCTGGCCTCCGTGCTAAACAACATGGCCG GGCTCGTGGCGGGACCAATATGCCAGAAGATTGGCGCAGTTCCAGTCCTGCACGCAGGCTGCGTCATCATGTGGGTGTCTCTTATCGCGAGCAGCTTTTCCCCCAACATTATGTCGCTGTCGTTTACCATGGGCGCCTTGTTTG GAATAGGTTCTGGTACCACGTTCATTACACTGCACGTCTTAGTGAATCAGCATTTCAAGAAGTACAAAGGTCTTGCTCTCGGCATCATGTACACCGGCTGCACGGCATCTGCCTTCATTTTTCCCAGGCTCCTGCTCTTCCTTGCCAATACCTACGGCTTTCGAGGAAGCATGCTGATATTCGGCGGCATCACGATGCACGCAACCGCACTGGCCTTGCTGCTAAAAAATCCAGACTGGACTCGGCATAACAGCGAGCACGAGCAACCGACGGATGCAGAAAAGAAAGCAGGCGTCTTTACTCTTGGAAGCAAAGACAGTAACCATTCACAAACTCCTAGCGAAGAAGCAACCACCGACAAGACAGGACCGAACCCTGCTAGTTTGATATACGGCATAACGGTGTTGAGGAGTCCCATGCTCTACGTCATTTTGTTCACGTACATAGTTTTATACTTCAACTTTGGCGTGTTTATGACAACCGTTGTGGACTTTGCTGTCGACCGGGGTTCTTCAGTTGCCAGCGCAGTGAACCTCGTGCCGCTCTTTTCTATCACGGACACTGTGGGGCGTCTGGGCTTGCCCGTGCTGGCCGACCGTGGATACATACGCCGCAGTACCCTGACAATGCTCAACTATTCGCTCATGGCGGTTTGCATGTTCGCGCTGCCTTTCTCTTCGTCGTACGCCGCCTTGCTGGCCGTGTGCATGTTCGTGGCACTGTTCCAAGGCTGCGGTATTCCCCTCTACCCCGCTCTCATGGCCGAGTACATCGGGCTTGAGAGGCTGCCGATCGGCTACGGCATCGTGGGAACAGTGGCGGGTCCATTGTTCTTATTGAACCCGCTATTCATTG GATACTTCAGGGACAAGGCAGGTTGCTACGACAACATGTATAAGGTTCAAGCATTAACCCTGATTCTGCTTGGAGTCACCTGGATGATCGTCGTCTGTgccgaaaggaaaagaaaaagaacttggAGCCGAAGCTGCAACGAGGGAGAGAACGCGCACATCATTACCGGTCCTTCCTCTTGTCACTGGTCAGGAAAATATCACTCATTTTCGTGCTCAAAAACATGA
- the LOC119443900 gene encoding monocarboxylate transporter 9-like isoform X2 — MRTSMKACVGEVCANVPRPKAAQDGCWHVAAVACLLTCLASALTRSSGFLYVGIMEQYGADHAEASWPIALASVLNNMAGIGSGTTFITLHVLVNQHFKKYKGLALGIMYTGCTASAFIFPRLLLFLANTYGFRGSMLIFGGITMHATALALLLKNPDWTRHNSEHEQPTDAEKKAGVFTLGSKDSNHSQTPSEEATTDKTGPNPASLIYGITVLRSPMLYVILFTYIVLYFNFGVFMTTVVDFAVDRGSSVASAVNLVPLFSITDTVGRLGLPVLADRGYIRRSTLTMLNYSLMAVCMFALPFSSSYAALLAVCMFVALFQGCGIPLYPALMAEYIGLERLPIGYGIVGTVAGPLFLLNPLFIGYFRDKAGCYDNMYKVQALTLILLGVTWMIVVCAERKRKRTWSRSCNEGENAHIITGPSSCHWSGKYHSFSCSKT, encoded by the exons ATGCGCACCAGCATGAAAGCTTGCGTGGGCGAGGTTTGCGCGAATGTTCCGCGCCCAAAGGCCGCGCAGGACGGGTGCTGGCACGTGGCAGCGGTGGCCTGCCTTCTGACCTGCCTCGCCTCAGCCCTGACTCGGTCCTCGGGTTTCCTGTACGTCGGCATCATGGAGCAATATGGCGCTGACCACGCAGAGGCATCATGGCCTATCGCTCTGGCCTCCGTGCTAAACAACATGGCCG GAATAGGTTCTGGTACCACGTTCATTACACTGCACGTCTTAGTGAATCAGCATTTCAAGAAGTACAAAGGTCTTGCTCTCGGCATCATGTACACCGGCTGCACGGCATCTGCCTTCATTTTTCCCAGGCTCCTGCTCTTCCTTGCCAATACCTACGGCTTTCGAGGAAGCATGCTGATATTCGGCGGCATCACGATGCACGCAACCGCACTGGCCTTGCTGCTAAAAAATCCAGACTGGACTCGGCATAACAGCGAGCACGAGCAACCGACGGATGCAGAAAAGAAAGCAGGCGTCTTTACTCTTGGAAGCAAAGACAGTAACCATTCACAAACTCCTAGCGAAGAAGCAACCACCGACAAGACAGGACCGAACCCTGCTAGTTTGATATACGGCATAACGGTGTTGAGGAGTCCCATGCTCTACGTCATTTTGTTCACGTACATAGTTTTATACTTCAACTTTGGCGTGTTTATGACAACCGTTGTGGACTTTGCTGTCGACCGGGGTTCTTCAGTTGCCAGCGCAGTGAACCTCGTGCCGCTCTTTTCTATCACGGACACTGTGGGGCGTCTGGGCTTGCCCGTGCTGGCCGACCGTGGATACATACGCCGCAGTACCCTGACAATGCTCAACTATTCGCTCATGGCGGTTTGCATGTTCGCGCTGCCTTTCTCTTCGTCGTACGCCGCCTTGCTGGCCGTGTGCATGTTCGTGGCACTGTTCCAAGGCTGCGGTATTCCCCTCTACCCCGCTCTCATGGCCGAGTACATCGGGCTTGAGAGGCTGCCGATCGGCTACGGCATCGTGGGAACAGTGGCGGGTCCATTGTTCTTATTGAACCCGCTATTCATTG GATACTTCAGGGACAAGGCAGGTTGCTACGACAACATGTATAAGGTTCAAGCATTAACCCTGATTCTGCTTGGAGTCACCTGGATGATCGTCGTCTGTgccgaaaggaaaagaaaaagaacttggAGCCGAAGCTGCAACGAGGGAGAGAACGCGCACATCATTACCGGTCCTTCCTCTTGTCACTGGTCAGGAAAATATCACTCATTTTCGTGCTCAAAAACATGA